The following proteins are co-located in the Micromonospora coriariae genome:
- a CDS encoding NUDIX hydrolase, whose protein sequence is MTVYTPRRAARVLLVDAAGRVLLFDGSDPARPGHRYWFTPGGGLDPAESPAAGAARELAEETGLRLDPAELGEPVWSETTEFPFDGVWYRQQQVFFLVQVSSWEVDTAGFDDVEQRSIAGHRWWSPAELAATDERYYPAELPALLTTLLRPTAGVGRDEGSC, encoded by the coding sequence GTGACCGTCTACACCCCTCGACGCGCCGCCCGCGTGCTGCTCGTCGACGCGGCCGGCCGGGTCCTGCTCTTCGACGGCTCCGACCCGGCCCGCCCCGGGCACCGCTACTGGTTCACCCCGGGCGGCGGGCTGGATCCGGCGGAGTCGCCGGCGGCGGGCGCGGCCCGCGAGCTGGCCGAGGAGACCGGGTTGCGACTCGACCCCGCCGAGCTGGGCGAGCCGGTCTGGTCCGAGACGACCGAGTTTCCGTTCGACGGTGTGTGGTACCGCCAGCAGCAGGTGTTCTTCCTGGTCCAGGTGTCGTCGTGGGAGGTGGACACCGCGGGCTTCGACGACGTCGAGCAGCGCAGCATCGCCGGGCACCGCTGGTGGTCGCCGGCCGAGCTGGCGGCCACCGATGAGCGGTACTACCCAGCCGAGCTGCCCGCCCTGCTGACCACGCTCCTGCGACCGACCGCCGGCGTCGGGCGGGACGAGGGCTCGTGCTGA